From Phaeodactylum tricornutum CCAP 1055/1 chromosome 11, complete sequence, one genomic window encodes:
- a CDS encoding predicted protein: MEEEILGLNRQEHQIGPYDIKYGRHRDAFNNVGNRRFRITISLNIERYLAASTRREKAEVIGSIIELVEGNGGYFLKWSVQRQDWIALNSKQARAKVGHAMRDMITARDSLDAENGAHSFVE, encoded by the coding sequence ATGGAGGAAGAAATTCTTGGATTGAATCGGCAAGAGCACCAAATTGGTCCGTACGATATAAAATATGGGCGACACAGAGACGCCTTCAATAATGTTGGCAATCGTCGTTTTCGCATTACTATAAGTCTAAACATTGAACGCTACCTCGCAGCTTCTACGCGTAGAGAAAAAGCTGAAGTCATCGGCTCCATTATCGAGCTGGTGGAAGGAAACGGCGGGTATTTCCTTAAATGGAGCGTACAGCGACAAGACTGGATCGCTTTAAATTCCAAGCAGGCAAGAGCGAAGGTAGGGCATGCCATGCGCGATATGATTACCGCTCGAGATAGCTTAGATGCAGAAAATGGTGCTCACTCTTTTGTCGAATAG